One segment of Solanum lycopersicum chromosome 1, SLM_r2.1 DNA contains the following:
- the LOC101263141 gene encoding G-type lectin S-receptor-like serine/threonine-protein kinase LECRK2: MWSTGRIDSNVAYAVMNDTGNFVLVGVGSSVLWECFRYPTDTLMPTQILQINNKLVARKSESFFVSGRFYLPMLSDKNLVLLTQSKLMNIDYDAEYYNSHTSDLGDEANSGYRLIFNAFGSVYILKRSNQRLVLTPPNVPSISENYHRLSHYFDGVLNHYYRPKSKSTGDQKRSTLSSLPDIICLEIVEDIGSGVCEFNRTFKH; encoded by the coding sequence ATGTGGAGCACTGGTAGGATTGATTCTAATGTTGCTTATGCTGTCATGAACGATACAGGAAACTTTGTTCTTGTTGGTGTTGGTTCTTCAGTATTATGGGAATGTTTTCGATATCCGACTGATACCCTTATGCCTACTCAAATACTACAGATTAATAACAAGCTTGTTGCTCGAAAATCTGAGTCTTTCTTTGTTTCTGGTAGATTTTATCTTCCTATGTTAAGTGATAAGAATTTAGTTCTTCTTACTCAATCCAAGTTAATGAATATTGATTATGATGCTGAGTATTACAATAGTCATACTTCTGATTTAGGAGATGAAGCCAATTCGGGTTATCGATTGATATTCAATGCGTTTGGTTCAGTTTACATATTGAAAAGGAGCAATCAAAGACTTGTTTTGACACCTCCTAATGTTCCTTCAATTTCAGAAAATTATCACAGGCTAAGTCATTATTTTGATGGTgttttaaatcattattatcGTCCAAAGAGTAAGTCTACGGGGGATCAAAAGAGGAGTACTCTATCGTCTTTGCCTGATATCATATGTCTAGAAATTGTTGAAGATATTGGAAGTGGAGTTTGTGAATTCAACAGAACCTTCAAGCATTAA
- the LOC138341622 gene encoding G-type lectin S-receptor-like serine/threonine-protein kinase LECRK2 — translation MTFLAMLLVGLLLFPHSTIAQSYQYASLGSSLTTIDTTSFCPSPYDEFSFSFKKVGNESRYLLAIWFNKIIDKSILWSAKRSNLALDGSKVHISADGRLVLTDPNGQEMWDRGIENSQLAYGSMIDSGNFVLATSRLDTLWQSFNETTDMILPGHVLNQGNNLVSSFSNTNVSSGRFDFTLQTDGNLVLCTFDYLAEAVNFACWPPMSIGSGYQVIFNQSDFLILQAKNGTWINSIFSNVENSRSQSMYHRAILEYDGVLGTMSIRNLLVGNDGKIWIYTKIYMIK, via the coding sequence ATGACATTTTTAGCTATGCTTCTTGTTGGTCTCTTATTGTTTCCCCATTCAACCATTGCTCAATCCTACCAATATGCTAGTTTGGGTTCCTCACTCACTACAATTGATACTACTAGCTTTTGTCCATCTCCATATGATGAATTCTCTTTCAGCTTCAAAAAAGTTGGAAATGAATCAAGATACTTACTAGCCATATGGTTCAACAAAATAATAGACAAAAGCATACTTTGGTCAGCCAAGAGGAGTAATCTTGCTTTAGATGGATCCAAAGTTCACATCTCCGCGGATGGAAGACTAGTCCTCACTGATCCAAATGGTCAAGAGATGTGGGATCGTGGCATAGAGAATTCTCAATTGGCCTATGGATCCATGATTGATAGCGGAAACTTTGTGCTAGCAACTAGTAGATTAGACACTTTATGGCAAAGTTTCAATGAGACCACCGATATGATTTTGCCTGGTCATGTACTTAATCAAGGAAACAACCTTGTTTCAAGTTTCTCTAACACGAATGTATCGAGTGGGAGGTTTGATTTTACACTTCAAACTGATGGGAATCTTGTGCTTTGCACATTTGATTATCTAGCTGAGGCAGTAAATTTTGCATGTTGGCCACCTATGTCAATTGGCAGTGGTTATCAAGTGATCTTCAATCAATCAGACTTTCTTATTCTTCAAGCGAAGAATGGAACTTggataaattcaattttttctaatGTGGAAAATTCAAGAAGCCAATCAATGTATCATCGAGCGATTCTTGAATATGATGGAGTTTTAGGCACTATGTCTATTCGAAATCTTCTGGTAGGGAATGATGGGAAAATATGGatatacacaaaaatatatatgataaaataa